The following are encoded together in the Brassica napus cultivar Da-Ae chromosome A9, Da-Ae, whole genome shotgun sequence genome:
- the LOC125578132 gene encoding uncharacterized protein LOC125578132, with translation MSFRAVWKLAAKKSTLNAKHGLEATKPKRLLLGTDEISFTAKEQEKVLTPHHDALIISLTIANCLVKRILVDSGSSGNIIFQVAYKDLGLEEGALTQRVTPLIGFSGEVKQTTKEITLPVYAEGMNMSTKFLVVDCDSCYNMILGRPWIHGMGAIPSILHQMNKPPTRHTEEPEVEEINEVPLIEGDQTRSHDRFQANQRIEKKTDMHGIDPEIIMHKLQVDPLHQPVKQKRRNFAPERGAIINEEVESLLGARFICEVQYPEWLANVVVVKK, from the exons ATGTCATTTCGGGCGGTTTGGAAGTTAGCGGCAAAGAAAAGCACTCTGAATGCCAAGCACGGTCTAGAGGCAACCAAGCCAAAACGTCTGCTCCTAGGAACAGACGAGATAAGCTTCACGGCGAAGGAGCAGGAGAAAGTCCTTACTCCGCATCACGACGCCCTGATTATATCGCTCACTATAGCGAACTGCCTGGTAAAAAGGATACTGGTAGATAGTGGAAGCTCcggcaacatcatcttccaggTCGCATACAAGGACCTAGGGCTGGAGGAAGGCGCTCTAACCCAGAGGGTAACCCCCCTTATAGGGTTCAGCGGGGAAGTCAAACAGACCACCAAGGAGATAACCCTCCCCGTATATGCCGAAGGAATGAACATGTCAACCAAGTTCCTCGTGGTTGACTGCGACTCGTGTTACAACATGATTCTAGGACGTCCCTGGATTCATGGAATGGGGGCCATCCCCTCGATTCTTCACCAGATG AACAAACCTCCAACTCGTCACACTGAGGAACCGGAGGTAGAGGAAATAAACGAGGTGCCATTAATCGAAGGGGATCAGACTAGATCTCATGATCGGTTCCAAGCTAACCAAAGGATTGAGAAGAAGACTG ATATGCATGGGATCGATCCAGAGATCATCATGCACAAGCTGCAGGTGGATCCCCTACATCAACCCGTCAAACAAAAGAGACGGAACTTCGCCCCCGAGAGAGGCGCAATCATCAACGAAGAAGTCGAGAGCCTGCTCGGCGCGAGGTTCATTTGTGAGGTGCAGTACCCAGAATGGCTAGCCAACGTCGTCGTGGTCAAGAAATAG